The Anopheles coluzzii chromosome 2, AcolN3, whole genome shotgun sequence genome window below encodes:
- the LOC120948893 gene encoding UDP-glucosyltransferase 2-like has translation MATNTTVAVLLATIAAVCVSFGEAAKILAIFPVPLKQHQLVYRPLIEELAGRGHEIVLVTTDPLDKADRPNGTRSIEQIDLSFAYQLPALAQLGWVGLDGRDMLRNIFDVMRTISAAELRHPAMQKLIESANLQDGTGGTKCNRFDVVMVEWSGVTLMNAFAEHFRAPLVGIANGGAYINAHEALGNPNHPIGYPSIFMPFSEDLSLLQRISSVLFTVWYRFYYYTEEIPAQNLIAKSSFGEHISDLRQIEQNADLLLINAYQQLGNVRPVGPTTVYLGGIHQQHRHQLPEDLFLFLAQSDEPVVYVNLGASLGGVAGQARIDKIAKALAHLDLASVWALDESMDPINSTGRIYQSHSVPQEAVLGHSKVRAFLTDGGQINVEDAIQHKVPVVGISYSTSYDHYLRQIVKYEAGIISLIDFETQTFVDKLQDVLINERYQENVNKLHRLLNDQPQSALERAVWWIEYVARNGGTRPLHVRHLSWFEYLMLDVLIVVGVLASLACALIAYAIVRAVRYSRSLPMEMVTRGSRKCKMM, from the exons CGGTGCTGCTAGCAACGATCGCAGCCGTCTGTGTGAGTTTTGGCGAGGCGGCCAAAATACTGGCAATCTTCCCGGTGCCACTGAAGCAGCACCAGCTCGTCTACCGCCCACTGATCGAGGAGCTGGCCGGCCGGGGTCACGAGATCGTGCTCGTTACAACGGACCCCCTCGACAAGGCCGACCGCCCGAACGGGACGCGCTCGATCGAGCAGATCGATCTCAGCTTCGCCTACCAGCTGCCCGCCCTGGCGCAGCTCGGCTGGGTCGGGCTGGACGGGCGCGACATGCTGCGCAACATATTCGACGTGATGCGCACGATTTCGGCCGCAGAGCTGCGCCACCCGGCCATGCAGAAGCTGATCGAATCGGCCAACCTGCAGGACGGAACGGGCGGCACCAAGTGCAACCGGTTCGACGTGGTCATGGTGGAATGGTCCGGCGTGACGCTGATGAACGCGTTTGCGGAACACTTCCGGGCGCCGCTGGTAGGCATCGCGAACGGCGGGGCGTACATCAACGCGCACGAAGCGCTCGGCAATCCGAACCATCCGATCGGCTACCCCAGCATCTTCATGCCGTTCAGCGAGGATCTGAGCCTGCTGCAGCGCATCTCGAGCGTGCTGTTCACCGTGTGGTAcag GTTCTACTACTACACCGAGGAAATTCCGGCCCAGAATTTGATTGCCAAAAGCAGCTTCGGCGAACACATTTCCGATCTGCGCCAGATCGAGCAGAACGCGGACCTGCTGCTGATCAACGCTTATCAGCAGCTGGGCAATGTGCGCCCGGTCGGCCCCACCACCGTCTATCTCGGAGGCATACATCAGCAACATCGCCACCAGCTTCCGGAAGATCTGTTCCTCTTCCTCGCCCAATCGGACGAACCGGTCGTGTACGTCAATCTGGGCGCCTCGCTGGGTGGTGTGGCCGGACAGGCTCGCATCGACAAGATTGCCAAAGCGCTCGCGCACCTCGATCTGGCCAGCGTTTGGGCGCTGGACGAGAGCATGGACCCGATCAACAGTACCGGGCGCATCTACCAGTCACACAGCGTGCCGCAGGAGGCCGTTTTAG GTCATTCAAAAGTGCGCGCATTCCTCACGGACGGTGGCCAAATCAACGTCGAGGATGCCATCCAGCACAAGGTGCCCGTCGTCGGCATCAGCTACTCAACCTCGTACGACCACTATCTGCGCCAAATCGTCAAGTACGAAGCGGGCATCATCTCACTGATCGACTTTGAGACGCAAACCTTCGTGGACAAGCTTCAGGATGTGTTGATCAACGAAAG GTATCAGGAAAATGTGAACAAACTGCACCGATTGCTTAACGACCAGCCGCAAAGCGCGCTGGAGCGTGCCGTCTGGTGGATCGAATATGTGGCACGCAACGGCGGCACCAGACCGCTACACGTGCGCCATCTGTCCTGGTTCGAGTACCTGATGCTGGACGTGCTGATTGTGGTTGGTGTCTTGGCTAGTCTCGCGTGTGCGCTGATTGCATACGCTATTGTTCGAGCAGTTCGCTACTCGAGAAGCTTACCGATGGAGATGGTGACGCGCGGTAGCCGGAAGTGCAAGATGATGTAA